One genomic window of Prochlorococcus marinus CUG1416 includes the following:
- a CDS encoding diflavin flavoprotein, translating to MIASAQTSNSKLAQINNKLTVQSQNFTDDSCAIRSLDWDRSRFDIEFGLRNGTTYNSFIIRGEKIAIIDTSHAKFEELWFEELLKKVNPQEVDYLITSHTEPDHSGLIGNLIELNQNITIVGSKLALKFIEDQIHIPFKRLEVKSGEFLNLGTNPKSGLEHNIEFISAPNLHWPDTIFSYDHSTHVLYTCDAFGLHYCSEEFFDTDQKEIYDDFRFYYDCLMGPNARSVLQAIKRIDKLPELKTIAVGHGPLLHNQVNFWKGKYLEWSSNKSKGNDFVSVCYISDYGYCDRLSQAISHGISKADAQVQLIDLRSSDPQELTSLISESKALVIPTWPVDSDNELKESLGTLFAALKPKQFTAVYDAFGGNDEPIDSLANKLRELGQKEAFSPLRVKNIPDPIVYQQFEEAGTDLGQLINKKKNIASMKSLDSNLDKALGRLSGGLYVVTASQGEGSTFRQSAMVASWVSQASFSPPGITVAVAKDRAIESYMQVGNGFVVNILREDNYQKMFRHFLKRFAPGADRFADVDVISNIAEGGPVLSDSLAFLDCKVSSRMETPDHWIIYGIVENGNVSDLSCKTAVHHRKVANHY from the coding sequence ATGATAGCCTCTGCCCAGACAAGTAATTCTAAATTGGCACAAATAAATAACAAGTTGACAGTTCAATCTCAAAACTTCACTGATGATTCTTGTGCCATAAGATCTTTGGATTGGGATCGCAGTAGATTTGATATTGAATTTGGTTTAAGAAATGGAACTACTTACAATAGTTTTATTATTAGAGGCGAAAAAATAGCAATTATTGATACAAGTCATGCAAAGTTCGAAGAATTATGGTTTGAAGAATTACTGAAAAAGGTAAATCCGCAAGAAGTTGATTATCTAATTACAAGCCATACAGAACCTGATCATTCTGGTTTAATAGGTAATCTTATAGAATTAAACCAAAATATCACAATAGTTGGATCAAAATTAGCCCTTAAATTTATTGAAGACCAAATACATATTCCCTTTAAGCGTCTAGAGGTTAAGAGTGGAGAGTTTTTAAATCTCGGAACTAATCCTAAGAGTGGTTTAGAACATAATATTGAATTTATAAGTGCACCAAATTTACATTGGCCAGATACCATATTTTCATATGATCACAGCACACATGTTCTCTATACATGCGATGCATTTGGACTCCATTATTGTTCTGAAGAATTTTTTGACACTGATCAAAAAGAAATATACGATGATTTCCGTTTTTATTACGATTGCCTTATGGGTCCAAACGCTAGAAGCGTTCTGCAGGCAATTAAAAGAATAGATAAGCTACCTGAATTAAAAACAATAGCTGTTGGTCATGGGCCTTTGCTCCATAATCAGGTCAATTTTTGGAAAGGAAAATATCTAGAATGGAGTAGCAATAAAAGCAAAGGTAATGATTTTGTGTCAGTCTGCTATATAAGTGACTATGGTTATTGTGATCGACTAAGTCAAGCGATATCTCATGGAATAAGTAAAGCAGATGCACAGGTTCAATTAATTGATTTAAGATCTTCTGACCCGCAAGAATTAACAAGTTTAATTTCCGAATCAAAAGCATTAGTCATTCCCACATGGCCAGTTGACTCAGATAATGAATTAAAAGAATCCCTCGGTACTTTATTTGCAGCACTAAAACCGAAACAATTTACTGCTGTCTATGATGCATTTGGTGGAAATGATGAACCAATAGATTCCTTAGCAAATAAATTAAGAGAACTTGGTCAAAAAGAAGCTTTCTCCCCTTTAAGAGTTAAAAATATTCCAGATCCCATTGTTTATCAACAATTCGAAGAAGCTGGAACTGACTTGGGTCAATTGATCAATAAAAAGAAGAATATTGCCTCTATGAAGAGCCTTGATTCAAATTTAGATAAAGCGTTAGGTAGATTAAGTGGAGGATTATATGTAGTTACAGCGAGCCAAGGGGAAGGTTCCACATTTAGACAAAGTGCAATGGTCGCAAGTTGGGTTAGTCAAGCAAGCTTTTCTCCACCTGGTATTACAGTTGCAGTAGCAAAAGATAGAGCTATTGAATCATATATGCAAGTTGGGAATGGTTTTGTTGTGAATATCTTGAGAGAAGATAACTATCAAAAAATGTTCAGACATTTTTTAAAAAGATTTGCCCCTGGAGCTGATAGATTTGCAGATGTAGATGTAATTAGCAACATCGCTGAAGGAGGACCAGTTCTCTCAGATTCACTCGCCTTTTTAGATTGTAAAGTTAGTTCCAGAATGGAGACTCCAGACCATTGGATAATTTACGGAATTGTTGAAAACGGTAATGTTTCTGACTTATCATGCAAGACAGCAGTGCATCATAGAAAAGTTGCTAATCACTATTAG
- the alaS gene encoding alanine--tRNA ligase, producing MTSQLIKKIVTGDEIRNAFLKFYSEKLHKIIPSASLIPDDPTVMLTIAGMLPFKPVFLGLKERPSKRATSSQKCIRTNDIENVGVTARHHTFFEMLGNFSFGDYFKREAIQWAWELVTNVYQLSVENIIVSVFNEDGESAKIWRDQIGIHPDRIVKLGEKDNFWSSGKTGPCGPCSELYYDFHPEKGLQNIDLEDGDRFIEFYNLVFMQYNRDPNGKLTDLKFKNIDTGMGLERMAQILQKKQNNYETDLIFPIIQKICEIANIDYFSSDDKNKISLKIIGDHTRAVIHLISDGVAASNLGRGYILRRLIRRMVRHGRLLGITNEFLPHIATVGINLMQNNYPDLKNNSDLILNEIKIEEVRFRETLERGEKLLDELISSGQKLISGFKAFELYDTYGFPLELTVEIAEENSISVDVKGFEEEMNAQKERAKAASTNIDLTLEGSLEREIDLFNKTVFNGYDSLLSEAEIKGIFLDSTLVKQASKGQKVLIVLDQTTFYGESGGQVGDIGTIFSKDVEVLVDNVIRKKNVFLHYGTIKKGILTIGQKVKTNVKPSNRAKAAANHTATHLLQSALKSIVNESVGQKGSLVAFNKLRFDFNSSNPISKDQISKIETLVNSWIMENHILEIKNMSKSEALEKGAVAMFGEKYDDEVRVVNVPGVSMELCGGTHVKTTSELGSFKIISEEGISAGVRRIEALSGQSALDYFSDRNALVNQLSDLLKANPNQLFERVNNLQAELINKNKEIQKMKDEIAYFKYSSMKSSAEIVNSFSILVNQIDGLDGNSLQSAALNLTSHLGNKAIVILGGIPNPDNRKLLFVVSLGDDAVKIGLHAGKLINDIARICSGGGGGKPNFAQAGAKDIDKLSDAIDYAKNLLQKTLDSHSDK from the coding sequence ATGACATCTCAACTGATTAAAAAAATAGTTACTGGAGATGAGATAAGAAATGCTTTTTTAAAATTTTACAGTGAAAAATTACATAAAATCATTCCAAGTGCATCTTTGATTCCAGATGACCCTACGGTTATGCTCACAATTGCTGGAATGCTACCTTTTAAACCAGTTTTTTTAGGTTTAAAAGAAAGACCATCAAAAAGGGCTACATCTAGCCAAAAGTGCATCAGAACAAACGATATAGAAAACGTTGGAGTTACAGCTAGACACCACACTTTTTTTGAAATGCTTGGTAATTTCTCTTTTGGAGATTATTTTAAACGAGAGGCTATTCAGTGGGCTTGGGAATTAGTTACTAATGTTTATCAACTTTCTGTTGAAAATATAATTGTGAGTGTTTTTAACGAAGACGGAGAGTCTGCAAAAATTTGGAGAGATCAAATTGGTATTCATCCAGATAGGATAGTGAAACTAGGTGAGAAAGATAATTTTTGGTCATCTGGTAAAACAGGTCCATGTGGACCTTGTTCAGAACTTTATTATGATTTTCATCCTGAAAAAGGTCTGCAGAATATTGATTTAGAAGATGGAGATCGTTTTATTGAATTTTATAATCTTGTTTTTATGCAATATAATCGTGATCCTAATGGAAAATTGACAGATTTAAAATTTAAAAATATTGATACAGGAATGGGCCTTGAAAGGATGGCTCAAATATTGCAAAAAAAGCAAAATAATTATGAGACAGATTTAATTTTTCCTATCATTCAAAAAATTTGTGAGATTGCAAATATTGATTATTTTTCTTCAGATGATAAAAACAAAATTTCTTTAAAAATTATTGGAGATCATACAAGAGCTGTTATTCATTTAATTTCTGATGGAGTAGCAGCAAGTAATCTCGGCAGGGGATATATACTGAGACGGCTTATTAGAAGAATGGTCAGACATGGGAGGTTATTAGGCATAACAAATGAATTTTTACCTCATATTGCTACTGTCGGGATCAATCTAATGCAAAATAATTATCCCGATTTAAAAAATAATAGTGATTTAATTTTGAATGAGATAAAAATTGAAGAAGTAAGATTTAGGGAAACTCTTGAAAGAGGAGAGAAATTGCTAGATGAGTTAATTTCTTCAGGGCAGAAATTGATTTCTGGTTTTAAAGCTTTTGAACTTTATGATACTTATGGATTTCCTCTAGAACTTACTGTAGAAATTGCTGAAGAAAATAGTATCAGTGTAGATGTAAAGGGTTTTGAAGAAGAAATGAATGCACAAAAAGAGAGAGCTAAAGCTGCTTCAACTAATATTGATTTGACATTAGAGGGATCATTAGAGCGAGAAATAGATCTTTTTAACAAAACTGTTTTTAATGGTTATGATTCACTTCTTTCGGAAGCTGAAATAAAGGGTATATTCTTGGATTCAACATTAGTTAAGCAAGCAAGTAAAGGTCAGAAAGTTTTAATTGTTCTTGATCAGACAACTTTTTATGGAGAATCTGGCGGTCAAGTTGGTGATATTGGAACGATATTTTCAAAAGATGTAGAGGTCTTGGTTGATAATGTTATTCGAAAGAAAAATGTTTTTTTACATTATGGAACTATCAAAAAAGGAATATTAACTATTGGACAAAAAGTTAAGACTAATGTTAAACCCTCTAATAGAGCTAAGGCTGCTGCAAATCATACAGCTACCCATTTATTGCAATCTGCTCTTAAATCAATCGTTAATGAAAGTGTTGGACAAAAAGGTTCATTAGTAGCCTTTAATAAATTAAGATTTGACTTTAATTCTTCAAATCCTATTTCTAAAGATCAAATTTCTAAGATTGAGACTTTAGTTAACTCTTGGATTATGGAAAATCATATCCTAGAAATAAAAAATATGTCTAAGAGTGAGGCTCTTGAAAAGGGTGCAGTGGCCATGTTTGGAGAAAAATATGATGATGAAGTGCGCGTTGTTAATGTGCCAGGAGTTTCAATGGAACTTTGTGGTGGCACACATGTTAAAACTACATCTGAATTAGGTTCTTTCAAAATAATTAGTGAGGAAGGAATCTCAGCCGGAGTAAGAAGAATCGAAGCATTATCAGGCCAATCAGCATTAGACTATTTCAGTGATAGAAATGCTTTAGTAAATCAACTAAGTGATTTGTTAAAAGCAAATCCTAATCAACTTTTTGAAAGGGTTAATAATTTGCAAGCAGAGCTTATTAATAAGAATAAAGAGATACAAAAAATGAAAGATGAAATTGCATATTTTAAATACTCTTCTATGAAATCATCTGCAGAAATAGTAAATTCTTTTTCAATTTTAGTAAATCAGATTGATGGCTTAGATGGGAATTCTTTGCAATCTGCAGCACTTAATTTAACATCTCATTTGGGAAATAAAGCAATAGTTATTCTTGGAGGAATACCAAATCCAGACAATAGAAAGTTGTTATTTGTAGTTTCTTTAGGGGATGATGCAGTAAAAATAGGATTGCATGCAGGTAAATTAATTAATGATATCGCAAGAATTTGTTCGGGAGGTGGAGGAGGAAAGCCTAACTTTGCTCAAGCAGGTGCCAAAGATATTGATAAGTTAAGTGATGCTATAGATTATGCTAAAAATCTTTTGCAAAAAACATTAGATAGTCATTCTGATAAATAA